The following are encoded together in the Candidatus Aminicenantes bacterium genome:
- a CDS encoding DUF5916 domain-containing protein, with protein MPNVRKTFIPALLAVALAAPLGAAQAPNGSAATSKKSYTAVRIESAPPAIDGRLDDGAWAKAAWGDGFIQSQPYEGRDPSEQTAFKVLYDDKHIYVGVRASDSQSGKIERRMSRRDQADGDLITVAVDSLFDHLTAFVFSVNAAGVKSDQLLVNDGQSNGNEEDMSWDPIWDVATAAGVDGWTAEMRIPLSQIRFSPKDDQIWGLQVRRNLFRNNESSDWQLIPRNASGIVHLFGEMHGLEGLAAPHQIEIMPYTVGSLQSQRAVPGNPFATGGKQSLLGGVDGKVGLTSDLTMNFTINPDFGQVEADPSVVNLTAYETFYEEKRPFFVEGRNIYNFQLMGGDGDFAQDNLFYSRRIGREPHYAPAVDGFADQPGSTSILGAFKLSGKTKSGFSLGLLESVTSRESASIFAGGIYGDIPVEPLTSYFVLRGQQDWNGGQTILGGMVTAVNRRLGDGALDFLHGAAYSGGIDFLHTWNNKNYYVSFKGVVSRVQGTTRAILETQLSPTHYFQRPDAAYLSLDPSRTFLMGTGGNIELGKQGGGHWNYVAGVTWRSPGLELNDVGYLRQTDVAMPYVWAGYRIYEPWGPFRSVNINFNEWSGYNFGGETIFKGGNINLNFNLKNYWRAGFGYNIQGQSISASSLRGGPSLRFPSGYSTWFNIETDMRKKIRASVMGGAFGRGNGDSSDVQFQPGLTIIPSSAFQISIMPMYERSHNILQYVGTQAIGADPRYIFGTIEQKTLGLTLRLNYSLTPNLTVQYYGMPFVSAGRYRDFKRITNPRSKSMDDRFRLFGGSASYDAAGSQYVVDENGDGAADYAFANPDFSFRQFRSNLVVRWEYTPGSALYLVWSQGRTGYLMEGSFDYGRDVQGLFDTHPQDVFLVKFSYCFQL; from the coding sequence ATGCCCAACGTCCGTAAGACCTTTATTCCGGCACTCCTCGCCGTCGCTCTGGCCGCCCCCCTTGGCGCGGCCCAAGCCCCGAACGGCTCCGCCGCGACATCTAAAAAGAGCTATACCGCCGTCCGTATCGAGTCCGCGCCTCCCGCGATCGACGGCCGACTGGATGACGGCGCCTGGGCCAAGGCCGCCTGGGGGGACGGTTTCATCCAAAGCCAACCCTACGAAGGGCGGGATCCCTCGGAACAGACCGCCTTCAAGGTTCTTTACGACGACAAGCATATCTACGTCGGAGTCCGAGCTTCTGATTCCCAGTCCGGCAAGATCGAGCGGCGCATGTCGCGGCGGGACCAGGCCGACGGCGACCTGATCACGGTGGCCGTCGACAGCCTGTTCGATCACCTGACCGCTTTCGTCTTCAGCGTCAACGCGGCAGGCGTCAAGTCCGACCAGCTTCTGGTCAACGACGGGCAGTCCAACGGCAACGAGGAGGACATGAGCTGGGATCCCATCTGGGACGTGGCCACGGCGGCGGGTGTTGACGGCTGGACGGCGGAGATGCGCATCCCCCTGTCGCAGATCCGCTTCAGCCCCAAGGACGACCAAATCTGGGGTTTGCAGGTCCGCCGCAACCTCTTCCGCAACAACGAGTCGTCCGATTGGCAGCTCATTCCGCGCAACGCCTCGGGGATCGTCCATCTCTTCGGGGAGATGCACGGGCTCGAGGGACTGGCGGCCCCTCACCAGATCGAGATCATGCCCTACACCGTAGGCAGCCTGCAGTCCCAACGGGCCGTGCCCGGCAATCCCTTCGCGACCGGAGGCAAGCAGTCCCTGCTCGGCGGAGTCGACGGCAAGGTCGGTCTGACCAGCGATCTGACCATGAACTTCACCATCAACCCCGATTTCGGCCAGGTCGAGGCCGACCCGTCCGTCGTCAACCTGACCGCCTACGAGACATTCTACGAGGAGAAGCGGCCTTTCTTCGTCGAGGGGCGCAACATCTACAACTTTCAGCTCATGGGCGGCGACGGCGACTTCGCCCAGGACAATCTCTTCTACTCCCGGCGTATCGGCCGCGAGCCGCATTACGCCCCTGCGGTCGACGGATTTGCCGACCAGCCCGGCTCGACCTCCATCCTGGGCGCGTTCAAGCTGTCCGGCAAGACGAAGTCCGGATTCTCGCTCGGGCTCCTGGAGAGCGTGACATCCCGGGAAAGCGCCTCGATCTTCGCCGGCGGCATCTATGGCGACATTCCCGTCGAGCCCCTGACCAGCTATTTCGTCCTGCGCGGCCAACAGGACTGGAACGGCGGACAGACGATCCTGGGCGGCATGGTCACGGCCGTCAACCGCCGGCTCGGCGACGGCGCCCTCGACTTTCTGCACGGCGCGGCCTACTCGGGCGGAATCGATTTCCTCCACACTTGGAACAATAAGAACTACTACGTCTCGTTCAAAGGCGTGGTCAGCCGCGTCCAAGGAACGACGCGGGCGATTCTCGAGACCCAGCTTTCGCCGACCCATTACTTTCAGCGGCCCGACGCCGCTTATCTGAGCCTCGACCCATCCCGCACCTTTCTCATGGGCACCGGCGGCAATATCGAGCTGGGCAAGCAGGGCGGCGGGCATTGGAATTACGTCGCCGGCGTCACCTGGCGCTCGCCGGGCCTGGAGCTCAACGACGTGGGCTATCTGCGGCAGACGGACGTGGCCATGCCATATGTCTGGGCCGGCTACCGGATCTACGAGCCCTGGGGGCCGTTTCGCAGCGTCAACATCAACTTCAACGAATGGTCGGGGTACAACTTTGGCGGCGAGACCATCTTCAAGGGCGGCAACATCAACCTCAACTTCAATCTCAAAAACTATTGGCGGGCGGGGTTCGGTTACAACATCCAGGGCCAGTCAATCTCCGCATCCTCGCTGCGCGGCGGTCCCTCCCTGCGCTTCCCGTCCGGATACAGCACCTGGTTCAACATCGAGACCGACATGCGGAAGAAGATCCGCGCATCCGTGATGGGCGGGGCCTTCGGCCGAGGGAACGGCGACAGCTCGGACGTGCAATTCCAGCCGGGTCTGACCATCATCCCCAGCTCGGCCTTCCAGATCTCGATCATGCCGATGTACGAGCGGAGCCATAACATCCTCCAGTACGTCGGAACGCAGGCGATTGGCGCGGATCCCCGCTACATCTTCGGGACGATCGAACAGAAGACGCTGGGCCTGACGCTGCGGCTCAACTACAGCCTGACCCCGAACCTGACCGTTCAATACTACGGCATGCCCTTCGTGTCCGCGGGGCGCTATCGGGATTTCAAGCGCATCACCAACCCCAGGTCCAAGTCCATGGACGATCGTTTCCGGCTTTTCGGCGGAAGCGCTTCCTATGACGCGGCCGGATCCCAATATGTCGTGGATGAGAATGGGGACGGCGCCGCCGATTACGCCTTCGCCAATCCCGACTTCAGCTTCCGGCAGTTCCGCTCCAACCTGGTTGTGCGCTGGGAGTATACGCCGGGCTCGGCCCTGTATCTCGTCTGGTCGCAGGGCCGCACCGGCTATCTCATGGAAGGCTCGTTCGACTACGGCCGCGACGTCCAGGGGCTGTTCGACACGCACCCGCAAGACGTCTTCCTGG